The nucleotide window GACGTTTAGAGCCTTGGAAATAAACAATATAAGGACTGAGAGTTTGATGAAGCCCTTAGACATAATAGAATGTCCGTTAATACTTGCAGAAGATGGAAAGCCGATATCGTCTTCGAGGATAATTAGAGGTGAGATAACGCCCGAAGGAAGGCTTATTCGTCCTTAACCTCTTCTAATGGATCTTGGTATTGGTGTAGTGTACATCACGTAACCGGTCCAGCCTACGACAAAGAAGAAGAACAGAACAATTATCAATACCGGAACTTTCACGGCGAGTTCAGGGTCGAGGCCACTTATGAATCCGAAGAACCACGTTACGTATAACGTAGCCAAGGTGACGGAGACCAACATTAGGAAGAAACCAAAAGCTTTACCCAACTTCATGGAATTTCAAACCGAATAGAAGTTAGTGCCTAAATTAAATGTATTTCTACTAATTAGCTATCTTCTCAGTCTTCTCAAGAGTGTTATGTCCAGCGTTTTGTACGTCCTGTACACATGAACGCTAAGCAGGAGAGCCAGCGCTATAACCGCTGCCCCCACGGCCATGGATATAAGGACGACACTCTGGGCAAATGGGTCCATCATACCCCCGGGAAAGTTGGTGGAGAACGCTATGAAGTTTAGATGGGCCGCGTTTATCATTATCTCGATGCCTATTATCATTTTTATAATGCTCCTTTTCGTCGCTAGAGCATAAACGCCTATTATGAAAAGCAACACGGCTGTAAGAACATAGTATAGAATAAAAAGTGACATCGCCTATTCCCTCCTTAGTAGAACTACAAGCGCCATAACGAAGGCCAATAAAGCTATAGCCAGCGCGACTACGGCCGGGAATAAATCCTCCCATATGTAAATGCTTATGGCTTTACCGGACTCTAAAGCGTTGGGCACTATAAGCCTGCCTGTTGCATCGTCCCATCCTTTATATACGGGTGGGCTAGTTGCAAAGCTGTATAAGATAACAGCGGCTAACACAAGAGTTGATAATGAGCCTAAGAGTTCTACGTACCTCATCTCTCTTTACCCACCGTTAGAGAAACCACGATCAACATAAGAGCAATTAAGCCACCTGCATAAACCAACAGTTGTGCTATGCCGACATAGTACGCGGCCATCAATATAAATAGAATGCCTATGGTGGCCGTCATACCAAAAAGTCCGAAGATAGACTTATACAGGCTGTTTGCCTCGACAGCTAGAATTGAGAACAGTACGGAGAGCGAAAGTAGCAACAATGAAACAACCTCGTATATCATGCGACCACCTTCAAACTACATTATCGCATGGGTAATAAAGATTATCCTATCTAATTGATTCTAAAACTTATCTTTTGGTCGTATCGTTTTAGAACGTGTTGTCTGAAGTTAACGTTAGGCGAAAGAGGACAATACGCTTCGTCACGTTGACTTTTGCTTTGACTTACTGTTTAAATTTAGGCATGGCATTAGCGTTTGACTTCAAGCTACCAGTTGAAGCTAGGACATCCATGATGACTATGATGCTCGTACCGGCCTTTTCCGCGATCGTCCTCAAGATGTTCTTCGAAAAAGACAGCGACATATACTTCAGGACCTTTAGAGAAAAAACTAGGCTGTTCTTTTATTACTTCCTTCTCTACTTTGCCGTCTTTCTAATACTCTCCATAATGTCTTGGATTTCGCCTCAATATGTCGGGCTAGCAGACACGTTGACATTCGTCATGACGAGCTTAGGTCTGTTAATTT belongs to Aigarchaeota archaeon and includes:
- the nuoK gene encoding NADH-quinone oxidoreductase subunit NuoK, with the translated sequence MSLFILYYVLTAVLLFIIGVYALATKRSIIKMIIGIEIMINAAHLNFIAFSTNFPGGMMDPFAQSVVLISMAVGAAVIALALLLSVHVYRTYKTLDITLLRRLRR